The following proteins are encoded in a genomic region of Porphyrobacter sp. CACIAM 03H1:
- a CDS encoding sugar transferase, which produces MYIEPKDSFRVAPLHQVEGSWSPQALSRGLDILIASLALLFFLPLFVVIAIAIKCTDPGPVFFRHRRVGLGGKTFGCWKFRSMVIDAEARLEQILCSDPEAAREWAEHQKLTNDPRVTALGNFLRRSSLDELPQLFNVLMGEMSIVGPRPIVENEAARYGQHFALYCLVRPGITGLWQISGRSDIRYFERVLLDVRYVSSRSMMRDLKIIVLTVPSVLAARGSR; this is translated from the coding sequence GTGTATATCGAGCCCAAGGACAGTTTCCGGGTCGCGCCGCTGCATCAGGTGGAAGGCAGTTGGTCGCCGCAGGCTCTATCCCGGGGGCTCGACATCCTGATCGCATCGCTCGCCCTGCTGTTCTTCCTCCCGCTGTTCGTCGTCATCGCCATCGCGATCAAGTGCACGGATCCGGGGCCGGTCTTCTTCCGCCATCGCCGCGTGGGTTTGGGCGGCAAGACTTTCGGCTGCTGGAAGTTCCGCTCGATGGTGATCGATGCCGAGGCACGCCTCGAGCAGATTCTGTGCAGCGATCCCGAAGCTGCGCGCGAATGGGCCGAGCACCAGAAGCTCACCAACGATCCGCGCGTCACCGCGCTGGGCAATTTCCTGCGCCGCTCGAGCCTTGATGAACTGCCGCAGCTCTTCAATGTGCTGATGGGCGAGATGAGCATCGTCGGCCCGCGCCCGATCGTCGAGAACGAGGCTGCGCGTTACGGCCAGCACTTCGCGCTCTATTGCCTCGTCCGGCCGGGGATCACCGGCCTTTGGCAGATCTCGGGCCGCAGCGACATTCGCTACTTCGAGCGGGTGTTGCTCGATGTGCGCTACGTCAGCAGCCGCTCGATGATGCGCGACCTCAAGATCATCGTCCTCACAGTGCCGAGCGTCCTTGCCGCGCGCGGCTCTCGCTAG
- a CDS encoding glycosyltransferase family 61 protein: MALADLPHALLWHLRRMPERAVERGVAPAWLGWRWRVREPLETYLERRGSPGDRQVLRPPRTACAPLPRNIAARAGLSDDGALWGYAMRDVPERTIAATYLAHIERARLLFFHTAGKGDFFPALISDEETSLESREIAHRPGHAAQAAAAARGEIAVQHFDSATWILERAYHNHSHWLTAHLPKLLILKERGLLGEVLMPRTMTGVMEASIRMLGIDPATFRRFDPEQPVAVDQLTLLVTDRFDPSHMQAVRSAFADPERHGASASRRVFISRERSRGRRITNEASLWAVLEPRGFEKVFMEDLAFPDQVALMQQTRVLLAPHGAGLTNMLFCPEGGHVVELADPGFPNPNFYNLASGLGLHYWLLHAEAGTAEHPLDRDLTVDVAGVEAVLDAIA, encoded by the coding sequence ATGGCACTGGCCGACCTTCCCCACGCGCTGCTCTGGCATCTCAGGCGAATGCCGGAGCGTGCGGTCGAGCGCGGCGTGGCGCCCGCATGGTTGGGGTGGCGCTGGCGGGTGCGCGAGCCGCTCGAGACCTATCTCGAACGGCGCGGATCACCCGGCGACAGGCAGGTGCTGCGTCCCCCGCGCACCGCCTGTGCGCCCCTGCCGCGCAATATCGCCGCGCGCGCGGGGCTCTCGGATGACGGTGCCTTGTGGGGCTACGCGATGCGTGACGTTCCCGAGCGCACTATCGCCGCCACCTACCTTGCGCACATCGAGCGCGCACGGCTGCTGTTCTTCCACACCGCAGGCAAGGGCGATTTCTTCCCCGCACTCATCAGCGACGAGGAGACCTCGCTCGAAAGCCGCGAAATCGCCCACCGCCCCGGCCACGCCGCCCAGGCAGCCGCCGCGGCGCGCGGCGAGATCGCAGTCCAGCATTTCGACAGCGCCACCTGGATCCTCGAGCGCGCCTATCACAACCACTCGCACTGGCTGACCGCGCACCTGCCCAAGCTGCTCATCCTGAAGGAGCGCGGGCTGCTCGGCGAGGTCCTGATGCCCCGCACCATGACTGGCGTCATGGAGGCGTCCATAAGGATGCTGGGGATCGATCCTGCCACTTTCCGGCGCTTCGATCCCGAGCAGCCGGTAGCGGTCGACCAACTGACGCTGCTCGTCACCGACCGCTTCGATCCGTCCCATATGCAGGCCGTGCGCAGCGCCTTCGCGGATCCGGAGCGGCACGGCGCCTCCGCCTCGCGCCGGGTGTTCATAAGCCGCGAGCGATCCCGCGGGCGGCGCATCACCAACGAGGCTTCGCTGTGGGCGGTGCTCGAGCCGCGCGGCTTCGAGAAGGTGTTCATGGAGGACCTCGCCTTTCCCGATCAGGTCGCGCTGATGCAGCAGACCCGGGTCCTCCTCGCCCCGCACGGCGCGGGCCTGACCAATATGCTGTTCTGCCCCGAGGGCGGCCATGTGGTCGAACTTGCCGATCCCGGCTTTCCCAACCCCAATTTCTACAACCTCGCCAGCGGGCTCGGGCTGCATTACTGGCTGCTCCATGCCGAGGCGGGCACGGCCGAACATCCGCTCGACCGCGATCTGACGGTTGATGTGGCGGGCGTGGAGGCGGTGCTGGACGCGATCGCGTGA
- a CDS encoding BatA domain-containing protein: protein MTPLLLAPLGLAALAALVVPLLVHLRRRTEEVPLDFAALRWLDPRPRPRSKLRFDEWLLLALRLLLVALLALLLARPAVLGWQDDALRVLVAPGVDPAAAQQAAGPEAELRWIAPGFPVVGEGAPPPPAGVSSLIRQFDAELPQGAPLTILVPPVLAGVDAAPLRLTREATWRIVDGGKTQAKPAAPASPALAVRHAQDQAGAVRYFRAAAAAWSDKPRFDSGTDGALPPRGSVLVWLVPGPVPASVSDWVSAGGTALLASNTEIAMPAATEALWRSVTGATLVEGGMLGEGRLLRFTRPLEPAAMPELVDAGFPARLRELVSPPAPPPARIRAEDFAPATGAAPFPLPPRELSDWLAVLIALVFLAERVLATRRRRLAA, encoded by the coding sequence GTGACGCCGCTGCTGCTCGCCCCGCTCGGTCTCGCGGCACTGGCGGCGCTGGTCGTGCCGCTGCTCGTCCACCTGCGCCGCCGCACCGAGGAAGTGCCGCTCGATTTCGCTGCGCTGCGGTGGCTCGATCCGCGCCCGCGGCCCCGCAGCAAACTGCGCTTCGACGAATGGCTGCTGCTTGCCCTGCGCCTGCTGCTGGTGGCCCTGCTCGCCTTGCTGCTGGCGCGGCCCGCGGTGCTGGGGTGGCAGGACGATGCCCTGCGCGTGCTGGTTGCCCCCGGAGTTGACCCCGCCGCCGCGCAACAGGCCGCGGGGCCCGAGGCGGAGCTGCGCTGGATCGCGCCGGGCTTTCCGGTGGTGGGCGAGGGCGCGCCGCCTCCTCCTGCCGGGGTCTCCAGCCTGATCCGCCAGTTCGATGCCGAACTGCCGCAGGGCGCGCCGCTGACGATCCTCGTGCCGCCGGTGCTTGCCGGTGTCGACGCCGCGCCCTTGCGCCTGACCCGCGAGGCCACGTGGCGCATCGTCGACGGTGGAAAGACGCAGGCGAAACCCGCCGCGCCCGCAAGCCCGGCGCTGGCGGTGCGCCACGCACAGGATCAGGCCGGCGCGGTTCGCTATTTCCGCGCCGCCGCGGCAGCGTGGAGCGACAAGCCCCGCTTCGATTCCGGCACAGATGGCGCGCTTCCCCCGCGCGGGAGCGTGCTGGTCTGGCTCGTCCCCGGTCCGGTCCCGGCCTCGGTGAGCGACTGGGTGAGCGCAGGCGGAACCGCGCTGCTCGCCAGCAACACCGAAATCGCCATGCCCGCCGCGACCGAAGCGCTCTGGCGCAGCGTCACCGGCGCGACGCTGGTGGAGGGCGGGATGCTCGGGGAAGGACGGCTGCTACGCTTCACCCGCCCGCTCGAGCCCGCAGCCATGCCCGAACTGGTCGACGCCGGCTTCCCGGCGCGCCTGCGCGAACTGGTCTCGCCCCCTGCGCCGCCACCCGCGCGGATCCGCGCGGAAGACTTCGCGCCCGCCACGGGGGCAGCGCCCTTTCCACTCCCCCCGCGCGAATTGTCCGACTGGCTCGCCGTGCTGATCGCGCTCGTCTTCCTCGCCGAAAGAGTGCTCGCCACCCGGCGGCGGAGGTTAGCCGCATGA
- a CDS encoding AAA family ATPase, giving the protein MARLGDLRRAIATAIVGQEDVVEQLLIGLLAGGHCLLEGVPGLGKTLLVRTLGEALALDFRRVQFTPDLMPSDILGTELLEEDHGTGHRSFRFQKGPVFTNLLLADELNRTPPKTQAALLEAMQEKTVSYGGQTYQLPRPFFVLATQNPLEQAGTYPLPEAQLDRFLLLVRVGYPTAAEERDILARTTGSAGDAVPCVMQGDEVLALQAMVREVYLSEDLLGWITTLVRATRPGDPAAPADVASYVRWGAGPRAGQALVLCAKARALLHGRLAATREDIAMLAAPVLRHRLLLSFAAEAEGRSADDVVAALLAHLPPPAA; this is encoded by the coding sequence ATGGCGCGGCTCGGCGACCTCAGGCGCGCGATCGCCACCGCGATCGTCGGGCAGGAGGACGTGGTCGAGCAGCTGCTGATCGGGCTGCTGGCGGGCGGGCATTGCCTGCTCGAAGGCGTGCCGGGGCTCGGCAAGACGCTGCTGGTGCGCACGCTGGGCGAGGCGCTGGCGCTCGATTTCCGGCGGGTGCAGTTCACCCCCGACCTGATGCCGAGCGACATCCTCGGCACCGAGCTGCTCGAGGAGGATCACGGCACCGGCCACCGGAGCTTCCGCTTCCAGAAGGGGCCGGTGTTCACCAACCTGCTGCTGGCGGACGAATTGAACCGCACCCCGCCGAAAACGCAGGCGGCGCTGCTCGAGGCGATGCAGGAAAAGACCGTCAGCTATGGCGGGCAGACCTACCAGCTGCCGCGGCCGTTCTTCGTGCTGGCGACCCAGAACCCGCTCGAACAGGCCGGCACCTATCCGCTGCCCGAAGCCCAGCTCGACCGCTTCCTGCTGCTGGTGCGGGTCGGCTATCCGACCGCCGCGGAGGAGCGCGACATCCTCGCCCGCACCACCGGCAGCGCGGGGGATGCCGTGCCTTGCGTGATGCAGGGCGATGAGGTGCTGGCGCTCCAGGCGATGGTGCGCGAGGTCTATCTGAGCGAGGACCTGCTCGGCTGGATCACGACGCTGGTGCGCGCGACCCGCCCGGGCGATCCGGCCGCGCCTGCCGATGTCGCGAGCTATGTGCGCTGGGGTGCCGGGCCGCGTGCCGGGCAGGCGCTAGTGCTCTGTGCCAAGGCCCGCGCGCTGCTCCACGGGCGCCTTGCCGCCACGCGCGAGGACATCGCGATGCTGGCCGCCCCGGTGCTGCGCCACCGCCTGCTGCTCTCCTTCGCCGCCGAGGCCGAGGGGCGGAGCGCCGACGACGTGGTCGCCGCGCTGCTGGCGCACCTGCCGCCGCCCGCTGCCTGA
- a CDS encoding glycosyltransferase family 2 protein — protein sequence MRTSIIIPCLNAEAYLGVAIRSLLNQTRPPHEIIVADNGSQDGSRRIARSFGAPVRLVGVPERGASRARLAGFAEAEGEALMFCDADDLLAPETLAALVGALEAGEGDIACAPWYRFEQGQGGAWHWAPPSCAPRCAGQDDLSAWLGGWYHPPCSVLWSRAAYQRSGGWDPDLAVNQDGDVMMRGLARGNVLARTASGAAFYRRLPGGGSLSGTARSERGVAARLEVNARIIDLLEGSGRLPRYRSALAGSLERIACDIPSDAEALRTRCADLALRLGNVPDVAQARPRWPTGSGPPGPDPHTRPSIAASANRPDLRVSVVIPAYNRAATIARAVASALAQHPPPLEVIVVDDGSTDATREVVEAIADPRLRLVSQPNAGVSAARNRGIAEARGGLVAFLDSDDEWLPGKLAAQVARFRSAGPRLGLVYTGFESLAADGSRTVHRARHKGWIYRDLLARNVVTGCGSTAMASRAALELVGGFDPALAANEDYDLVLRITRFFEADCVPGPFARYHDGSATEARVSRHAGANRASRRVLFARYGEDMRRAGTAHLFFIASAERELFLAGGTIPVAMRAAARAILSRPQRPYAWRWAATRFLPQLFRRAVSHGASRA from the coding sequence GTGAGGACCTCGATCATCATCCCTTGCCTCAACGCCGAGGCCTATCTGGGCGTCGCGATCCGTTCCCTGCTGAACCAGACCCGGCCGCCCCACGAGATCATCGTCGCCGACAATGGTTCGCAAGATGGCAGCCGCAGGATTGCCCGGTCCTTCGGGGCGCCGGTCCGGCTCGTCGGGGTGCCCGAACGCGGGGCCAGCCGTGCGCGGCTGGCGGGGTTCGCCGAGGCAGAAGGCGAGGCGCTGATGTTCTGCGATGCCGACGATCTGCTCGCCCCGGAGACCCTCGCGGCGCTGGTGGGGGCGCTGGAGGCGGGCGAAGGCGATATCGCCTGCGCCCCGTGGTACCGCTTCGAGCAGGGGCAAGGCGGCGCGTGGCATTGGGCCCCGCCTTCCTGCGCCCCGCGCTGCGCGGGACAGGACGATCTCTCCGCCTGGCTCGGCGGCTGGTATCATCCGCCGTGCAGCGTGCTGTGGAGCCGAGCCGCCTATCAACGCAGCGGCGGCTGGGACCCGGACCTTGCCGTCAATCAGGACGGCGACGTGATGATGCGGGGACTTGCGCGCGGCAATGTGCTGGCACGCACGGCGAGTGGTGCCGCCTTCTACCGGCGACTACCGGGCGGCGGGTCCCTCTCCGGCACCGCCCGCAGCGAGAGAGGCGTCGCCGCGCGGCTCGAGGTCAATGCGCGGATCATCGACCTGCTCGAGGGGTCGGGGCGCCTGCCCCGTTATCGCAGCGCGCTCGCCGGATCGCTTGAACGGATCGCCTGCGACATCCCGTCGGATGCCGAGGCACTGCGGACGCGCTGTGCTGACCTCGCGCTGCGGCTGGGCAACGTGCCCGACGTGGCCCAAGCTCGCCCGCGCTGGCCTACCGGCAGCGGCCCGCCCGGCCCCGATCCGCACACGCGCCCTTCCATCGCCGCCAGCGCGAACCGCCCGGACCTGCGTGTCAGTGTCGTGATCCCGGCCTACAACCGCGCCGCCACCATCGCCCGGGCGGTCGCCAGCGCACTGGCGCAACACCCTCCGCCCCTCGAGGTCATCGTGGTCGATGACGGATCGACCGACGCCACCCGGGAGGTGGTCGAAGCGATCGCCGATCCGCGGCTTCGCCTTGTCTCGCAGCCCAATGCAGGGGTGAGCGCCGCGCGCAACCGCGGCATCGCCGAGGCGCGCGGCGGTCTCGTGGCTTTCCTCGATTCCGACGACGAGTGGCTGCCAGGCAAGCTCGCCGCGCAGGTCGCCCGCTTCCGCTCCGCGGGTCCACGGCTGGGCCTAGTCTATACAGGGTTTGAAAGCCTCGCGGCTGACGGCTCGCGAACGGTCCACCGGGCCCGCCACAAGGGCTGGATCTACCGCGACCTGCTGGCCCGCAATGTCGTCACCGGTTGCGGATCGACCGCGATGGCGAGCCGCGCCGCGCTCGAGCTCGTCGGCGGCTTCGACCCGGCGCTGGCGGCCAACGAGGACTATGATCTCGTCCTGCGCATTACCCGCTTCTTCGAAGCTGACTGCGTCCCCGGGCCCTTCGCGCGCTACCATGACGGCAGCGCGACGGAGGCACGCGTGTCGCGCCATGCCGGAGCCAACCGTGCCTCGCGCCGTGTCCTGTTCGCGCGCTATGGCGAGGACATGCGTCGGGCAGGCACGGCGCATCTGTTCTTCATCGCCAGTGCCGAGCGCGAGCTCTTCCTTGCAGGCGGCACCATCCCGGTGGCCATGCGCGCTGCGGCACGGGCGATCCTGAGCCGTCCCCAGCGTCCTTATGCTTGGCGCTGGGCCGCGACGCGCTTCCTCCCGCAGCTGTTCCGGCGCGCCGTCTCGCACGGCGCATCGCGTGCCTGA
- a CDS encoding DUF4175 family protein, whose protein sequence is MSRELRTQEWLAPARRRAVLDTLLVWGPPVLVLAAAGWAMAGPLAAAAALGAGGFALGWQAVRIARRFDRDWLVRRLDARDAALEDSAALVFVEADLGPLQRLQAERIAARIDALDPAALAEDWSRRRIAVVWALGLAAVAGILVWQARAEAPPPLAPVTAVTAAAPGEPRLTGQRIRIVPPAYTGLAPRYATGLDVRAPAGSRIEWTFAFAPQPSSAALQLVGGQRLPLAQGGDGWTGALRLDVPALYRVTAEGMRAAQPAHRLEPVADEPPQVRVVEPASGLVMMKPGQRNWRVVFEASDDYAVDRLARLTLTTAIGEGENVTFTERSRTVTGTGDPKRRRFVIDLPLADFGLQPGSDLVAQLTVADTRAPGPQMVRGPGVILRYPIPEPPQAEGLDLMAKQVMPAYFRSQRQVIIDTEALIRQRRSLSADEFLVRSDTIGVDQRLLRLRYGQFVGMEAEETPRPPMPTADKDAADQGEHYDGDGHDHGHHPGDGHDHGSETESPVFGDLGNITAEYGHVHDESEAATLLDPDTRTLLKAALDAMWEAELNLRSGRPEAALPFENRALDYIKQVQQATRIYLPKIGSRQPPIDQARRMTGKREGIVGGGASLTPFAIEDAVPATAWRALSQPGAIDLDGLEGWVRANSGRIRDPLAVLAAIDAVRGAPASRSLRDKLRGQLWTVLTRPPAAVRRRPDGGALGRRYLEALR, encoded by the coding sequence ATGAGCCGGGAGCTGCGGACACAGGAGTGGCTCGCCCCCGCGCGCCGCCGCGCCGTGCTCGACACCCTGCTGGTGTGGGGGCCGCCGGTGCTGGTGCTCGCCGCGGCGGGCTGGGCGATGGCGGGCCCGCTCGCAGCGGCGGCAGCGCTGGGGGCGGGCGGTTTCGCGCTCGGCTGGCAGGCGGTTCGCATCGCCCGCCGCTTCGACCGTGACTGGCTGGTGCGCCGCCTCGATGCCCGCGACGCCGCGTTAGAGGACAGCGCCGCGCTGGTCTTCGTGGAGGCCGATCTCGGCCCGCTCCAGCGGCTTCAGGCGGAACGCATCGCCGCCCGCATTGACGCGCTCGACCCCGCCGCCCTCGCCGAGGACTGGTCGCGGCGGCGCATTGCCGTGGTGTGGGCGCTGGGACTTGCGGCGGTCGCAGGCATCCTCGTCTGGCAGGCGCGCGCCGAGGCGCCGCCGCCGCTCGCGCCCGTCACCGCCGTGACCGCAGCAGCACCGGGCGAGCCGCGCCTCACCGGCCAGCGTATCCGCATCGTGCCGCCCGCCTATACCGGCCTTGCGCCGCGGTATGCGACGGGCCTCGATGTCCGTGCGCCCGCCGGTTCGCGGATCGAATGGACGTTTGCCTTCGCGCCGCAGCCCTCGTCCGCCGCGTTGCAGCTGGTGGGCGGCCAGCGCCTCCCGCTGGCGCAGGGCGGGGACGGGTGGACGGGCGCGCTGCGGCTCGACGTGCCAGCGCTCTACCGGGTCACCGCCGAAGGCATGCGCGCCGCGCAGCCGGCGCACCGGCTCGAACCCGTCGCCGACGAACCGCCGCAGGTGCGGGTGGTTGAGCCCGCCTCGGGTCTCGTCATGATGAAGCCCGGGCAGCGCAACTGGCGCGTGGTGTTCGAGGCGAGCGACGATTACGCGGTCGACCGGCTCGCCCGCCTCACCCTCACCACCGCCATCGGCGAAGGCGAGAACGTGACCTTCACCGAGCGCAGCCGGACCGTCACCGGCACCGGCGATCCGAAACGCCGGCGCTTCGTCATCGACCTGCCGCTTGCCGATTTCGGGCTCCAGCCGGGGAGCGATCTGGTGGCGCAGTTGACCGTCGCCGACACCCGCGCCCCCGGTCCACAGATGGTGCGCGGGCCGGGCGTGATCCTGCGCTATCCTATCCCCGAGCCACCCCAGGCCGAGGGGCTCGACCTCATGGCCAAGCAGGTCATGCCCGCCTATTTCCGCAGCCAGCGGCAGGTGATCATCGACACCGAGGCGCTGATCCGGCAGCGCCGCAGCCTGTCCGCCGACGAATTCCTCGTGCGTTCCGACACCATCGGGGTCGACCAGCGGCTGCTCCGCCTGCGCTACGGCCAATTCGTCGGGATGGAGGCCGAGGAGACGCCGAGGCCGCCGATGCCGACTGCGGACAAGGATGCGGCCGACCAAGGCGAGCATTACGACGGCGACGGTCACGATCACGGCCACCATCCGGGCGACGGGCACGATCATGGGTCGGAGACCGAAAGCCCGGTGTTCGGCGATCTCGGCAACATCACCGCCGAGTATGGCCATGTCCATGACGAGAGCGAGGCGGCAACGCTGCTCGATCCGGACACGCGCACGCTGCTCAAGGCGGCGCTGGATGCGATGTGGGAGGCCGAACTCAACCTGCGATCGGGCCGGCCGGAGGCGGCGCTGCCCTTCGAGAACAGGGCGCTCGACTACATCAAGCAGGTTCAGCAGGCGACCCGCATCTACCTGCCGAAGATCGGATCGCGGCAGCCGCCGATCGACCAGGCGCGGCGGATGACCGGAAAGCGCGAAGGGATCGTCGGCGGTGGCGCGAGCCTTACCCCCTTCGCGATCGAGGATGCGGTTCCGGCCACCGCGTGGCGGGCGCTGTCGCAGCCCGGGGCGATCGACCTCGACGGGCTGGAAGGCTGGGTGCGCGCCAACAGCGGGCGGATCCGCGACCCGCTGGCGGTGCTGGCGGCAATCGACGCGGTGCGCGGCGCACCGGCCTCTCGGAGCCTTCGCGATAAACTGCGCGGGCAGCTATGGACGGTGCTCACCCGCCCGCCCGCCGCAGTCCGCCGCCGCCCCGATGGCGGGGCGCTCGGACGCCGATATCTCGAGGCCCTGCGGTGA
- a CDS encoding cell wall hydrolase, with amino-acid sequence MPSALPEILGTPAAPLPRGRTQTRRAARALAVLAMIAVPFVLAEQGRSGGVVAGVALPALGVAEGVEIQPRTEPDHSPATAFAFEAASPFVASYGDAASALRAETCLTEAIYYEGALEPESGQRAIAQVVLNRVRHPAYPDSVCGVVFEGQHRSTGCQFTFTCDGSRARPPVPNLWARANRVAKAALGGAVEPDVGLSTHYHADYVTPYWSASLDPAGQIGRHMFYRWRGTNGQASSFTMRYSGKEPEIAAYTPRAAAGDEIPAVMPGATQAGSIAEITATFDPAPPAPAATPFRARPLRLAKDAADGGK; translated from the coding sequence ATGCCGTCCGCACTGCCAGAAATCCTCGGCACGCCCGCCGCACCGCTCCCGCGGGGTCGGACGCAGACCCGGCGTGCCGCGCGCGCGCTGGCGGTGCTGGCGATGATCGCAGTGCCTTTCGTGCTCGCCGAACAGGGCCGTTCGGGCGGCGTCGTTGCCGGGGTTGCCCTGCCCGCGCTCGGTGTTGCGGAGGGGGTCGAGATCCAGCCGCGGACCGAGCCGGACCATTCGCCTGCGACAGCCTTCGCATTCGAGGCGGCGAGCCCCTTCGTGGCCAGCTACGGTGATGCGGCCAGCGCGCTTCGGGCCGAAACCTGCCTCACCGAGGCGATCTACTACGAAGGTGCGCTCGAGCCGGAAAGCGGCCAGCGCGCCATCGCGCAGGTGGTGCTCAACCGGGTCCGCCATCCCGCCTATCCGGATAGCGTCTGCGGCGTGGTGTTCGAAGGCCAGCACCGCTCGACCGGGTGCCAATTCACCTTCACCTGCGACGGATCACGCGCGCGTCCGCCCGTCCCGAACCTGTGGGCCCGCGCGAACCGCGTCGCCAAGGCTGCCCTCGGAGGCGCGGTGGAACCGGACGTGGGCCTTTCGACCCATTACCACGCCGACTACGTGACGCCCTATTGGAGCGCCTCGCTCGATCCGGCGGGGCAGATCGGGCGCCACATGTTCTACCGCTGGCGCGGCACGAACGGGCAGGCGTCGTCCTTCACCATGCGTTATTCCGGCAAGGAACCGGAGATCGCCGCCTACACACCGCGCGCCGCCGCCGGTGACGAAATCCCGGCGGTGATGCCGGGGGCAACGCAAGCCGGGAGCATCGCGGAGATCACCGCGACGTTCGACCCCGCCCCGCCCGCGCCCGCGGCCACGCCCTTCAGGGCCCGGCCGCTGCGGCTTGCAAAAGACGCTGCGGACGGCGGCAAGTGA
- a CDS encoding DUF58 domain-containing protein has product MARPPLTIPPEVRSRLKRLALRTRRDMGDRGFGMHHSRNKGAGLEFAQYRAYEPGDEPRRIDWKLFARSDKFFVREAEEESPIAVWLLIDASASMGQADRARPDWSRMDAARLLALCTAQLALMQGDRFGWIALHGHGLVVADPHRGRAQFERMQIELMRLESAGTFPDPATLAPLWERIGPNDLVLFLSDCFDEGGIAMIERLAKAGREVLAVQLLTVEERDFPFDGGYRFREQESGAALVGDGKALRDSFLARFAEARAALAERLDAASIRHTAYVLDEAIDRPLHVFFGRGAPPA; this is encoded by the coding sequence ATGGCGCGCCCGCCGCTGACGATTCCGCCCGAGGTGCGCAGCCGGTTGAAGCGGCTTGCCTTGCGCACCCGGCGCGACATGGGCGACCGCGGCTTCGGCATGCACCACAGCCGCAACAAGGGTGCGGGCCTCGAATTCGCGCAGTACCGCGCCTACGAGCCGGGTGACGAGCCGCGCCGGATCGACTGGAAGCTGTTCGCCCGATCGGACAAGTTCTTCGTTCGCGAGGCCGAGGAGGAAAGCCCGATCGCGGTGTGGCTGCTGATCGACGCCAGCGCCTCGATGGGCCAGGCCGACCGCGCGCGGCCCGACTGGTCGCGGATGGATGCGGCGCGGCTGCTGGCGCTGTGCACCGCGCAGCTGGCCCTGATGCAGGGTGACCGCTTCGGATGGATCGCGTTGCATGGTCATGGGCTGGTGGTTGCTGATCCGCACCGCGGTCGTGCGCAGTTCGAACGCATGCAGATCGAGCTCATGCGGCTCGAAAGCGCGGGCACTTTCCCCGATCCCGCGACCCTTGCACCCCTGTGGGAACGCATCGGCCCCAACGACCTCGTGCTGTTCCTCTCCGACTGCTTCGACGAGGGCGGGATCGCCATGATCGAACGCCTCGCCAAGGCGGGGCGCGAGGTGCTGGCGGTGCAGCTGCTGACCGTCGAGGAGCGCGATTTTCCTTTCGACGGCGGCTACCGCTTCCGCGAGCAGGAGAGCGGCGCGGCGCTGGTCGGCGACGGCAAGGCCCTGCGCGACAGCTTCCTTGCGCGTTTCGCCGAGGCACGCGCCGCGCTGGCCGAGCGGCTCGATGCAGCAAGCATCCGCCACACCGCCTACGTCCTCGACGAAGCGATCGACCGCCCGCTGCACGTCTTCTTCGGGCGCGGGGCACCCCCAGCGTGA
- a CDS encoding Rap1a/Tai family immunity protein: MKARPARALAWFAGAILILAFPQTGAAQTADADDVAGFESAGGLLRKCRENSSFSRSYCFAYLAAVADSARAYRVWIGSGDPCLPAGLTLGKLADTFEAYLVANPSLTGAQAASVIVASLQEAHPCSAATPAPMPAPVAPSQQRPADEVDGDPQQDRNSQPQR; encoded by the coding sequence GTGAAGGCAAGGCCTGCGCGGGCGCTCGCCTGGTTCGCGGGCGCGATCCTCATACTGGCGTTCCCGCAGACTGGCGCAGCCCAGACCGCGGATGCCGATGACGTTGCCGGGTTCGAATCCGCAGGCGGGCTGCTGCGCAAGTGCCGGGAGAACTCCAGCTTCTCGCGCTCCTACTGCTTCGCCTATCTCGCAGCGGTGGCCGATAGCGCGCGCGCCTATCGTGTCTGGATCGGATCCGGCGACCCCTGCCTTCCCGCCGGCCTGACGCTCGGCAAGCTTGCCGACACTTTCGAGGCCTATCTTGTCGCGAACCCCTCGCTCACCGGGGCGCAGGCGGCATCGGTGATCGTCGCCAGTCTCCAGGAAGCCCATCCCTGCTCGGCAGCGACGCCGGCGCCGATGCCAGCGCCCGTCGCACCGTCACAGCAGCGCCCGGCCGACGAGGTAGATGGCGATCCACAGCAGGACAGGAATTCCCAGCCACAGCGCTAG